The genomic segment gcagaggaacggagggtgcgggttgggctggagaaggagagaaccctcctacttagactatgagctccatgtaggacagggactgttcccaacctaattaatttttatctaccccagtgcttagaacaatgcttgacacatagtaagcatttaacatctaTCATCTAAAAATtaaaattggtggagctgtgaGAACTTCTatctcacaggtctgtgctctttttactaggcaacACCTCCCTTGCCCCATTTAGACATTTTCAAGAATCTGAGATCcgagactgatttttttttttttacctgaagtATCTTGTTGGGACAGCCCCAAGACCAAATCAGTCTGAATAAATGCTCTACAGTCCAATTCCTTTGGGCTGCGCAGATCTGGTTCCTCTGTGTAaactcactgaactaagtgttggtcGAAAAGACAGCTGACACCAAAGGATCAGGATAGCTCAGGGACCACAAAACAGCTTAGTAAAAAATGTTGGTATACCAAAATTTTCAATAGGGCCAGATAAATTTGTATAAACTCCTGGCCAAGCAGTCCATGATAGATTGTTATGAGAAAGGTTAGGAGTGTAAAGGGAAAAGACCAACCATACCTAAGCacaagggtgaatatcaaggatgGCAAACAGCATATGGTTCCTCCCAACATTTCAAGTCTTtaaccttcttgtgggcaggtaacatgtctaccaactctgttatattgaactctcccaaattcttagcacagtgctctgcacaaaataaactctcagtaaatgtgattgattgattgatctcctttcCACTGTCAGACCCAGACTATTGGGCTGGTTGGACTATAGGGGTAAACTTGATATAGTTCATGTTAATGAATGACCAAGTATTGAATGATGCATCAAAGGAGATAGGCATCACTCAACATATTCACTGACAAAGTCTGATGGGTATTCCTGCTCTCCCCAAGGAAGCAGTTGACTGCTTCGAGTATGGAAACGGATCTTGCCCAGAAAACGACAGATCGTTCGGTATACGGACTTCGATGTACCTGGTCATGTCTGGCGCCATCTTCATCACCATCTTTGGGAATCTCGCTATGATCATTTCCATTTCCTATTTCAAGCAGCTCCACTCACCCACCAACTTCCTGATCCTCTCCATGGCGACCACGGACTTCCTCCTTGGCTTGACCATCATGCCTTACAGCATGGTCCGATCCGTGGAAAACTGCTGGTACTTTGGACTCCCTTTTTGCAAAATCCATTACAGCTTTGATTTGATGCTTAGCATCACCTCCATCTTCCACCTCTGCTCCGTTGCCATTGATAGGTTCTATGCCATTTGTTACCCTCTGCGTTACTCTTCCAAAATGACCATTCCGGTGATAAAgcgcctgctgcttctctgttggtctGTGCCGGGAACATTTGCTTTTGGGGTGGTTCTCTCAGAGGCCTATGCAGCTGGAATAGAGGGCTACGACATTTTAGTTGCGTGTTCCAGTTCCTGTCCAGTTATGTTCAACAAGCTCTGGGGGACCACTTTGTTCATGGCTGGCTTCTTTACTCCTGGTTCAGTAATGGTGGGAATTTATGGCAAAATATTTTCTGTGTCCCGGAAACATGCTCGGGCCATCAACGGTTTGCCTGAAAATACAAATCATCAACTGAAGAAGGACAGGAAAGCAGCCAAAACATTGGGCATCGTCATGGGAGTTTTTCTCCTGTGCTGGTTTCCCTGCTTTTTCACAATTTTACTTGACCCGTTTTTGAATTTTTCTACTCCGGCCATGTTGTTTGATGCTCTGACATGGTTTGGCTACTTTAACTCCACTTGTAATCCTTTGATATATGGTTTCTTCTATCCCTGGTTTcgtcaagcacttaaatacattgtCCTAGGCAAAATATTCAACCCAGCTTTCCAAACGGCTAATCTGTTCCTTCATAGAGAGTCTGAGTAGCACAACTTTGCATTTGGAAAGGGatgatgtaagctccttatgagcagggaatgtacctaccaactctgttgcattgtactcccccaagcacctagtacattgcttgtcacatattaaatgctcaataaataccattgactgatggaccgATTGTTTGATGATGCACCGGGCAGGATAGTTTTAGGAAGGAAGATAACTCTGATTTTTGCCTGAATCTGCATAGGGCAGATTTCACATTGGGtgctagtcattcaatcattcattcatttgtatttattgagcgtttactgtgtgcagagcactgtattaagcacttgggagagtacaatgtaacaataagcagacacattccctgcctgcaacgaacttatagtctagagggggagagagacattgatataaataaatacgtgatagatatgtacataagtgctatagggcggggagggggaatgaatcaagggagcaagtcagggtaatgcagaagggagtgggaaaagaggaaaggagggttcagtcagggaaggccttttggaggtggtgtgccttcaataaggctttgaagaggggagagtaattgtctgttgtatttgaggagggagggcgtcccaagccagagacaggacatgggtgaggcattggcggcgagataggtgagatccaggcacctagcattagaggagcaaagtgtgcaggctgggttgtagtgggagagtagtgaggtgaggtagacggggactaggtgattgagtgttttgaagccagtggtgaagaacttttgcttgatgtggaggtggaagggcaatcactggagattcttgaggagtggggaaacatgtcctgaatgcttttgtagaaaaatgatccaggcagcagagtgaagtgtggactggagtggggagagacaggaggcagggtggtcagcaaggaggctggtacagtaatcaaagcaggatattaGTGGTAACTGGTCAAGAGAACACACACCCAGAACAGTTTCTttctacaataaaaaaaaaaaatagcctggAGCTGACAACTTCAAGGTCTGAGTTGGACTCCAGAAGAAGAGGGTCCTCAATGATATCAATCTCAGTGACTAGAGTTCAGTGGGTTGGTGTCAGAGCAACCATTTGATGGTGGCCAGGGGTGAGATAACTTTAAATTGCACTGGCCAGTCCcttagggaagaaaggagagacaaTTCAAAGTCATTAgaaccactggagagcaaacagtcaGATTACTGGGCCAATTAATTCCATTCTCTATGAAGGAGAGTCAGGAAGACACAGGTAAATTCTGGGAAAAATCCTCACTCTGACATAAGGTTTTCCCTGTGCACATTTGACCACAACCATTTAATTCTGAATCCAGAAGTTGGGAGACACGAAGAGGCTGTTTTCCATTTCTTATTTCACCCTTAACTGTGCAGATACCAATTTTCTCAGTGCTAGCTACAATAATAAATCTACCCCTTGGCCTTATGTGAGCAATAACCTGGTGACATAAGTGAATTTTCGTGACCAACAGTGCCATACAATTCAATCCTTTCAGTGCCACTAGAATACTTAAATAGCTTAGCATCAAAAAACAGgggtaataataaagatggcatttgttaagtgcttactatgtgcaaagcactgttctaagtgctggggggggggggatacaatgtgatcaagttgtcccacgtggggcttacagtcttaatccccatttttacagatgaggtaactgaggctcagagaagttaagtgatttgcccaaggtcacacagcagacttgtggtggaaccgggattcgtggtggggaggagaagcagcatggcatagtggaagcaagggcctgggaatctgaaggttgtgggttctaatctcggctctgccacttgtctgctgggtgaccatgggcaagtcacttcacttctctgtgccccagttacctcatctataaaatggggaatgggactgtgagcc from the Tachyglossus aculeatus isolate mTacAcu1 chromosome 2, mTacAcu1.pri, whole genome shotgun sequence genome contains:
- the LOC119923234 gene encoding trace amine-associated receptor 2-like, coding for MGIPALPKEAVDCFEYGNGSCPENDRSFGIRTSMYLVMSGAIFITIFGNLAMIISISYFKQLHSPTNFLILSMATTDFLLGLTIMPYSMVRSVENCWYFGLPFCKIHYSFDLMLSITSIFHLCSVAIDRFYAICYPLRYSSKMTIPVIKRLLLLCWSVPGTFAFGVVLSEAYAAGIEGYDILVACSSSCPVMFNKLWGTTLFMAGFFTPGSVMVGIYGKIFSVSRKHARAINGLPENTNHQLKKDRKAAKTLGIVMGVFLLCWFPCFFTILLDPFLNFSTPAMLFDALTWFGYFNSTCNPLIYGFFYPWFRQALKYIVLGKIFNPAFQTANLFLHRESE